Proteins from a genomic interval of Desulfitibacter alkalitolerans DSM 16504:
- a CDS encoding type II toxin-antitoxin system RelB/DinJ family antitoxin yields MATTNVNIRMDEKLKKQAEELFADLGMNMTTAINIFVRQSVSYGGIPFEIIRRDGFYNDYNQQILKKSISQLDAGKGFAHELIEAADE; encoded by the coding sequence ATGGCAACCACCAATGTCAATATACGTATGGATGAAAAGTTGAAAAAGCAGGCTGAAGAACTATTTGCAGATTTAGGTATGAACATGACAACTGCAATTAATATTTTTGTCAGACAATCAGTAAGTTATGGAGGAATTCCTTTTGAAATAATAAGAAGAGATGGTTTTTACAATGATTATAACCAGCAGATACTAAAAAAATCTATTAGTCAATTGGATGCGGGAAAAGGATTTGCTCATGAGTTAATTGAGGCAGCAGATGAATAA
- a CDS encoding MoaD/ThiS family protein, whose protein sequence is MVTIQLTRGMISYPEESKGVIKVEAGEDTTVEEVLFKANINLKEVGMVLRDQKKIDLNEKVNEGDYLHVLPVICGG, encoded by the coding sequence ATGGTTACTATCCAGTTAACCCGGGGGATGATAAGCTATCCTGAAGAATCAAAGGGAGTAATAAAGGTAGAAGCAGGTGAAGATACAACCGTGGAGGAAGTACTATTTAAAGCCAATATTAATTTAAAAGAGGTTGGCATGGTCTTGCGTGATCAAAAAAAAATTGACCTTAATGAAAAGGTCAATGAAGGTGACTACCTGCATGTCCTGCCTGTTATCTGCGGAGGCTAG
- a CDS encoding PIG-L deacetylase family protein — translation MEKLTVMGIGAHPDDLELFCGGTLAKYADLGWRVFMCHATNGDKGHFNIPPDQLGEVRRKEAVNAARAIGAEVIFLNLPDGEIEVDIKTRALFIDAIRQCRPHVIITHPTEDYHGDHEAVSRLAIAASFFAGVTHIKTTHEPFEHIPHIYFMDTYAGVNFNPEEYVDIGNYINKKTEMLKAHESQLQWLKEHDQIDVLTLMDVSARYRGFQCMTVYAEGFKAYRSSLRIGTTRLLP, via the coding sequence TTGGAAAAGCTTACGGTCATGGGCATTGGTGCCCATCCTGATGATCTTGAACTGTTTTGTGGGGGAACCCTGGCAAAGTATGCAGATCTAGGCTGGAGGGTCTTCATGTGTCATGCCACTAACGGAGACAAGGGTCACTTTAATATCCCCCCTGACCAGCTGGGAGAGGTGCGCAGAAAAGAAGCCGTAAACGCAGCCAGGGCCATTGGTGCCGAGGTCATTTTTCTAAACCTGCCTGATGGTGAAATAGAGGTGGATATTAAAACCAGGGCATTATTTATAGATGCCATTAGACAATGCAGACCCCATGTGATAATAACTCACCCTACAGAGGATTACCATGGTGATCATGAAGCAGTGAGCAGACTGGCAATTGCTGCATCTTTTTTTGCAGGAGTAACACACATTAAAACTACTCATGAACCATTTGAACATATTCCTCACATATACTTTATGGATACCTATGCAGGTGTTAATTTTAATCCAGAGGAATATGTAGATATAGGAAACTATATTAACAAGAAAACAGAAATGTTAAAAGCCCATGAAAGTCAGCTGCAGTGGTTAAAGGAGCACGACCAAATTGATGTTTTAACACTCATGGATGTAAGTGCCAGATACAGGGGCTTCCAATGCATGACCGTATATGCAGAAGGGTTCAAGGCTTACCGCAGCTCCCTTAGAATTGGGACCACAAGATTATTGCCTTAA
- the clpB gene encoding ATP-dependent chaperone ClpB — MRLDKLTVKAGEAVQAAQSLAEQMQHQQITPDHLCAALIEQKEGVVSKILSGLEINPAEFVQSVKRSLDKEPKVQGGMDVYISQPLRQVFDEAWKEAVSMKDEYLSTEHLLLALVKQAPGEAGRLIKQKGITRDKILQVLQNIRGSQRVTDPNPENKYEALLRFGHDLTEQAQLGKLDPVIGRDEEITRVIQVLSRRTKNNPVLIGQPGVGKTAIVEGLAQRMVEGSVPETLKDKRLIVLDIGAMVAGAKYRGEFEDRLKAVLKEVKDAQGEIVLFIDEIHTLVGAGAAEGAVDAANMLKPALARGELRCIGATTLNEYRKHIEKDTALERRFQQVYVGEPSVEDTIGILRGLKEKYEVHHGVRLKDSALIAAATLSHRYLTERFLPDKAIDLIDEAASKLRIEIDSMPGDIDSIERKVRQLEVQAEALKKENDPGSREQLEAIQGQIANYREELAGKKAHWAQEKEIIQKIRSIKEEIDKARINEARAEREMDLNELAKIRYGILPQLEKDLEAANEQLNELQKSSKMLKEEVDEEDIAEIVSKWTGIPVSRMLQGEVQKLLKMEELLKQRVVGQDKAVEVVSNSIRRSRAGVSDPNRPLGSFIFLGPTGVGKTELAKALAHFLFNDERAMLRFDMSEYMEKHSVSRLVGAPPGYVGYDQGGQLTEAVRRRPYSVILFDEIEKAHADVFNILLQLLDDGRLTDGQGQTVNFRNTVVIMTSNLGSQYFSQVHDDDALHERIMNTLKGHFRPEFLNRIDEIVVFHQLSREHIIDIVDIQIQLLAGRIRSLGYELEVSDQVKAFLAEKGYDTVYGARPLKRLIQRMLENTLSIAILEGKYKPGDTIKVNLDEREQISLS, encoded by the coding sequence ATGAGACTTGATAAATTAACTGTAAAAGCTGGGGAGGCTGTTCAAGCTGCTCAAAGCCTGGCGGAACAAATGCAGCATCAGCAGATTACACCTGACCATCTTTGTGCTGCTCTGATTGAGCAAAAGGAAGGTGTAGTTTCCAAAATCCTTTCGGGCCTGGAGATAAACCCAGCTGAATTTGTACAAAGTGTAAAAAGAAGCCTGGACAAGGAACCAAAGGTTCAAGGCGGCATGGATGTGTATATCAGCCAGCCCCTGCGTCAGGTATTTGATGAAGCCTGGAAAGAAGCTGTCAGCATGAAGGATGAGTATCTAAGTACTGAACATCTGCTTTTAGCACTTGTTAAACAAGCTCCTGGGGAAGCAGGGCGTCTGATAAAACAAAAGGGAATAACCAGGGACAAGATACTTCAGGTTCTTCAGAATATAAGGGGAAGCCAAAGGGTTACAGATCCTAACCCAGAAAATAAATATGAGGCCTTATTAAGATTTGGTCATGATCTTACTGAACAGGCACAGCTGGGCAAGCTTGATCCTGTTATTGGCAGGGATGAGGAGATTACCAGGGTAATTCAGGTGTTGTCAAGGAGAACAAAAAACAATCCAGTTCTTATAGGTCAGCCAGGTGTGGGAAAAACAGCTATTGTCGAAGGCCTGGCCCAGAGAATGGTAGAAGGCTCAGTGCCTGAAACCCTGAAGGATAAGCGGCTGATTGTTTTAGATATTGGAGCCATGGTTGCCGGAGCAAAGTACAGGGGTGAATTTGAGGATAGATTAAAGGCTGTCTTAAAGGAAGTCAAGGATGCCCAGGGCGAAATAGTGCTGTTCATTGATGAGATTCATACTCTGGTGGGTGCAGGTGCCGCGGAAGGTGCGGTGGATGCTGCAAATATGTTAAAGCCTGCCCTGGCAAGGGGAGAGTTGAGGTGTATTGGGGCTACTACTTTAAATGAGTACAGAAAGCATATAGAGAAGGACACGGCCCTGGAAAGACGTTTCCAGCAGGTTTATGTTGGAGAACCTAGTGTTGAGGATACTATTGGCATCTTAAGGGGACTGAAAGAAAAATATGAGGTGCACCATGGAGTGCGTTTAAAGGATAGTGCCCTAATCGCTGCTGCAACCCTATCCCATCGTTACCTGACAGAACGATTCCTGCCTGATAAGGCTATAGACCTGATTGATGAGGCTGCCTCCAAGCTGAGAATAGAGATTGACAGCATGCCAGGTGACATTGATTCTATTGAAAGAAAGGTAAGACAGCTAGAGGTGCAGGCCGAGGCCTTAAAAAAGGAGAATGATCCTGGAAGCAGGGAGCAGTTAGAAGCCATACAAGGCCAAATTGCCAATTACCGAGAGGAGCTCGCAGGGAAAAAGGCCCACTGGGCACAGGAAAAGGAAATAATCCAGAAAATACGCAGTATTAAAGAAGAAATAGATAAAGCCCGTATCAATGAAGCCAGGGCTGAAAGAGAGATGGATTTAAATGAGCTTGCCAAGATACGCTATGGAATTCTTCCACAGCTTGAAAAGGATCTTGAGGCAGCAAATGAACAATTAAATGAGCTTCAGAAATCCTCAAAAATGCTAAAGGAAGAGGTTGATGAGGAGGACATAGCAGAAATTGTGTCCAAATGGACTGGTATTCCTGTAAGCAGAATGCTCCAGGGAGAGGTGCAAAAGCTTCTTAAAATGGAGGAGCTGCTAAAGCAGCGTGTGGTAGGACAGGATAAGGCTGTTGAGGTAGTCTCTAATTCCATTAGACGCTCAAGGGCCGGCGTGTCTGACCCCAACAGACCCCTGGGATCCTTTATCTTCCTGGGACCAACTGGTGTAGGCAAAACAGAGCTTGCAAAGGCTCTAGCCCACTTCCTGTTCAATGATGAAAGAGCAATGCTTAGATTTGACATGAGTGAATACATGGAGAAGCATTCAGTTTCAAGGCTTGTGGGAGCCCCCCCAGGGTATGTGGGCTATGACCAGGGAGGGCAGCTTACTGAAGCAGTTCGCCGCAGGCCATACTCAGTAATTCTCTTTGACGAAATTGAAAAGGCCCATGCAGATGTTTTTAATATACTCCTGCAGCTATTAGATGATGGTCGTCTTACAGATGGCCAGGGGCAGACAGTTAACTTTAGAAATACTGTTGTCATAATGACTTCAAACCTTGGAAGCCAGTACTTTTCACAGGTTCATGATGATGACGCATTACATGAGAGGATCATGAACACGTTAAAGGGTCATTTCAGACCGGAATTTCTCAACAGAATTGATGAGATTGTTGTGTTCCATCAGTTGTCCAGGGAGCATATTATTGATATAGTTGATATTCAGATACAGCTTTTGGCTGGGAGAATTAGAAGTCTAGGATATGAACTTGAGGTATCTGACCAGGTGAAGGCCTTTCTAGCTGAAAAAGGCTATGACACAGTATATGGAGCAAGACCTTTAAAGAGATTGATACAGCGGATGCTAGAAAACACCCTATCTATTGCAATTCTCGAAGGCAAGTACAAACCTGGAGATACTATTAAAGTAAACCTTGATGAAAGGGAGCAAATAAGTCTTTCATAA
- a CDS encoding DnaJ C-terminal domain-containing protein, which yields MNYKDYYEALGVDKKAGEKEIKSAYRKLVKKYHPDKTKGDKNAESRFKEIAEAYEVLSDPEKRQKYDELGANWDRFGPGENWQKANTNFYGFSRGKQNGGYKFYTNMNGHDADFSDFFKVFFGGFDGMDARGYGNSGFDTSGFGSSARGNTASTGNDVESEIRLSVEEAYNGITAQVNVDGSTLKIKIPAGVKDGQKIRVAGKGQPGMRGGKSGDLYLVVRINEHKLYKIDGADIKLNVPITPSEAALGAKIQVPTPKGKISLTVPPGTSSGKVLRLKGLGLGSEKEKGNLLVTLDVAVPPDLTEEERELYRKLQDISNYNPREKIM from the coding sequence ATGAATTACAAGGACTATTATGAAGCTCTAGGTGTGGATAAAAAAGCTGGTGAAAAGGAAATAAAAAGTGCCTATCGAAAGCTGGTGAAAAAATATCACCCTGATAAAACCAAGGGAGATAAGAATGCTGAAAGTAGGTTCAAGGAAATAGCTGAGGCCTATGAGGTTTTAAGTGATCCAGAAAAACGCCAAAAATACGATGAATTAGGCGCTAACTGGGATAGATTTGGGCCAGGGGAAAACTGGCAGAAGGCTAATACTAATTTTTATGGCTTTTCAAGGGGCAAACAAAATGGCGGCTATAAATTCTATACAAATATGAACGGCCATGATGCTGATTTTAGCGACTTTTTTAAAGTATTCTTTGGAGGCTTTGATGGCATGGATGCCCGCGGATATGGCAACTCCGGATTTGACACTTCTGGATTTGGTTCCTCTGCCAGGGGCAATACAGCCTCAACAGGTAATGATGTTGAATCTGAGATAAGACTTTCTGTTGAAGAAGCATATAACGGGATTACTGCTCAGGTAAACGTTGACGGAAGTACATTGAAAATAAAAATACCTGCCGGAGTAAAAGATGGACAAAAAATAAGGGTGGCAGGTAAGGGGCAGCCTGGTATGAGGGGCGGCAAAAGCGGTGACCTCTATCTTGTTGTAAGGATCAATGAGCACAAGCTGTACAAAATAGACGGTGCAGATATAAAGCTAAATGTACCCATTACTCCCAGCGAAGCCGCATTAGGAGCAAAAATTCAGGTTCCTACCCCAAAGGGCAAAATAAGTCTTACAGTTCCTCCAGGAACCAGCTCAGGTAAAGTCTTAAGATTAAAGGGTTTGGGACTTGGTAGTGAAAAAGAGAAGGGAAACCTTTTAGTGACCCTGGATGTGGCAGTTCCACCTGATTTAACTGAAGAGGAAAGAGAGCTCTATAGAAAACTGCAGGACATAAGTAACTATAATCCCAGAGAAAAGATTATGTAG
- a CDS encoding MerR family transcriptional regulator has product MTLNGKEGIYFISVAARLADVHPRTLRIYEEEGLISPKRTPGNTRLYCDKDVKKVKYIRFLTQEKGVNLAGVKIILELMERLGEWEK; this is encoded by the coding sequence ATGACGCTAAATGGGAAAGAAGGGATATATTTTATAAGTGTAGCTGCAAGGCTTGCAGATGTACATCCGCGGACCTTAAGAATCTATGAGGAGGAAGGTCTTATCAGCCCTAAAAGAACACCTGGCAACACACGTTTATACTGTGACAAGGATGTAAAAAAAGTAAAATATATTCGATTTCTGACCCAGGAAAAGGGTGTAAACCTTGCAGGGGTAAAAATAATTCTCGAGCTCATGGAAAGATTGGGTGAATGGGAAAAATAG
- a CDS encoding formate dehydrogenase subunit gamma, whose product MGEKILKKENKVKRHSLSVILVHWSVAISTLLLLFSGFGQMPMYRRYGLVNVPGFSWSDNFVINSQIHYAAAIVLLLAVTYHIIYHVSLKQFDIFPKRGDLKESYLIIKAMLGFGKEPASDKYLAEQRLAYFFIGLNLLILIITGLIKVYKNFSFVNVNYDFMIWVTLVHNIATFLLLFGIIGHLAAFIFKENRPLLRGMFTGKVDLDYVKHRHGLWYEKLLKGSSAVDNEKIRGANNRKQDAKI is encoded by the coding sequence ATGGGAGAGAAAATTTTAAAAAAAGAGAACAAGGTTAAGAGACATTCATTGTCTGTAATACTTGTCCATTGGTCTGTTGCAATTTCCACTTTGCTGCTTTTGTTTTCCGGGTTTGGTCAAATGCCCATGTATCGGAGATACGGTCTTGTCAATGTACCGGGCTTTTCCTGGTCAGATAACTTTGTGATAAACAGCCAGATTCACTATGCAGCAGCCATTGTGTTGCTGCTGGCAGTAACTTACCATATTATCTACCATGTAAGCTTAAAGCAATTTGACATCTTTCCTAAAAGGGGCGATTTAAAAGAGTCATATTTAATTATTAAAGCCATGCTGGGCTTTGGCAAGGAACCTGCGTCGGACAAATATCTTGCAGAACAAAGGTTGGCCTACTTTTTCATAGGGTTGAATCTTTTAATCCTTATTATTACAGGTCTAATCAAGGTATATAAAAACTTTAGCTTTGTTAATGTCAATTACGACTTTATGATCTGGGTAACCCTTGTTCATAACATTGCAACGTTCCTACTATTGTTTGGGATAATTGGTCATCTGGCAGCATTTATCTTTAAAGAAAACAGGCCTCTTTTAAGGGGAATGTTTACGGGCAAGGTGGATTTAGATTATGTCAAGCACCGACATGGATTGTGGTATGAAAAGCTGCTCAAGGGAAGTTCTGCAGTAGACAACGAAAAAATTAGAGGTGCTAATAATAGAAAGCAGGATGCAAAAATATAG
- a CDS encoding 4Fe-4S dicluster domain-containing protein, which yields MASISRRDFIKRTAAAAAITTTAVTGAAAGPVYAENSKGQYATVIDMTRCDGCKEFDTPKCVTACRVKNGHRYPEPIDNIPDYWPQKKHEDWSGKRDITNRLTPYNWIFVQNIQVEDKGKTYELSIPRRCMHCDNPPCAKMCPFGVMEKTREGAVTIDHNFCMGGSKCKDVCPWGIPQRQAGVGMYLKLAPKLAGGGVMYKCDLCQDLISKGEKPACAAGCPNNAMTFGLRDEVLQYAEDLAQNMGGFIYGDKENGGTSTYYVSPVSFDVIDNKLKEEQNTLRMHGAENPLEKLNGMGKAMLIAPIAGIFAAAIASYKTMKGER from the coding sequence ATGGCTTCTATAAGTAGAAGAGATTTTATAAAAAGAACTGCAGCAGCTGCTGCAATAACCACCACTGCAGTAACAGGAGCTGCTGCAGGTCCTGTATATGCAGAAAACTCCAAGGGGCAGTATGCTACAGTTATTGACATGACCAGGTGTGATGGATGTAAGGAGTTTGATACGCCAAAATGCGTTACAGCATGCAGAGTGAAAAATGGGCACAGGTATCCAGAGCCAATTGATAATATTCCAGATTACTGGCCCCAGAAAAAGCATGAGGACTGGAGCGGAAAACGGGATATAACTAATCGCTTAACTCCCTATAACTGGATTTTCGTGCAAAACATCCAGGTGGAGGACAAGGGGAAAACTTATGAATTATCCATTCCCAGAAGATGCATGCACTGTGACAATCCTCCCTGTGCCAAAATGTGTCCCTTTGGTGTTATGGAAAAGACAAGAGAAGGTGCAGTTACCATTGATCACAACTTCTGTATGGGAGGTTCTAAATGCAAGGATGTTTGTCCCTGGGGGATACCTCAAAGACAGGCAGGAGTGGGGATGTATTTAAAGCTTGCACCCAAGCTGGCAGGGGGAGGAGTTATGTACAAGTGTGATCTCTGCCAGGACCTTATATCAAAAGGGGAAAAGCCAGCCTGTGCTGCCGGCTGCCCAAATAATGCCATGACCTTTGGCTTAAGGGATGAGGTGCTGCAATACGCAGAGGATTTAGCCCAGAACATGGGAGGCTTTATCTACGGAGATAAGGAAAATGGAGGCACTTCCACTTACTACGTTTCTCCTGTTTCCTTTGATGTGATTGACAATAAGCTAAAGGAAGAGCAGAATACCTTAAGAATGCATGGTGCTGAAAATCCCCTGGAAAAACTAAATGGCATGGGTAAGGCCATGCTTATAGCCCCAATAGCAGGTATTTTTGCGGCAGCTATTGCATCCTACAAAACAATGAAGGGGGAAAGATAA
- a CDS encoding ABC transporter ATP-binding protein translates to MRKNTFAEETISGKIYDWQLIKRLLKYVRPYWGYVIFSLILIMVVSGVVVARPYIVKIAIDNHILGDGNFNNIIQLVIIYFTIITMGFAANYLQNYLLNYASQRILYDIREAVFTHLQGLSLSFFDKNPVGRLVTRVANDTANLNEMFTEVLIGFIRDFILIAAIIIVMLQLDLRLAAISLISIPLILFATNVYKKVAQRAFQQARVKLAALNSSIQENITGMKIVQIFNQQESRFKEYETINKEHYEAELKAIKAHALFRPSIDIIFFFILVLLIWYGGAGVIQDTMQLGVLYAFINYTERLFQPINDMTQKYTQLQSAVVSSERIFMLLDEKETVKDPITPIPLKEVQGKIEFKNVWFAYNDQDWVLKDVSFEIRPGETVALVGPTGSGKTTVINLINRLYDVQKGDIFIDNMPIKELSQASLRRSIAAVMQDVFLFSDSIMANIHLDSSRIHEEIAKKATGHVGADDFISKLPGGYDYQVKERGITLSTGQRQLIAFARALAFDPKILILDEATANIDSQSEAIIQNAMEKLSKNRTTIIVAHRLSTVQNADKILVFHKGRIIESGSHQELLKRRGMYYKLYQLQ, encoded by the coding sequence ATGCGTAAAAATACTTTTGCTGAAGAAACCATTTCAGGGAAAATTTATGATTGGCAGTTAATAAAAAGGCTTTTAAAATATGTTCGGCCATACTGGGGATATGTGATATTTTCCTTAATCCTCATTATGGTTGTTTCAGGGGTTGTTGTAGCACGGCCTTATATAGTAAAGATTGCCATTGATAATCATATTTTAGGTGACGGTAATTTTAATAATATTATTCAGCTGGTGATTATATATTTTACCATTATAACCATGGGCTTTGCGGCCAATTACCTTCAGAACTATCTCTTAAACTATGCCAGCCAGAGGATTTTGTATGATATAAGGGAGGCGGTCTTTACCCATCTCCAGGGCTTATCCCTGTCTTTCTTTGACAAAAACCCTGTAGGCAGGCTTGTTACCCGGGTGGCCAATGATACTGCCAATCTTAATGAAATGTTTACCGAGGTATTAATAGGTTTTATCAGGGATTTTATTCTTATAGCCGCCATCATAATTGTCATGCTCCAATTGGATTTGCGGCTGGCAGCAATCAGCCTTATATCAATACCGTTAATTCTGTTTGCAACAAATGTTTATAAAAAGGTGGCCCAAAGGGCTTTTCAACAGGCTAGAGTTAAGCTTGCCGCCCTGAACTCGTCTATTCAAGAAAATATTACTGGCATGAAAATAGTACAAATATTTAACCAGCAGGAGAGCAGATTTAAAGAGTATGAAACTATTAACAAGGAGCATTATGAAGCTGAATTAAAGGCCATTAAAGCCCATGCTCTATTTAGGCCTTCAATAGATATAATCTTTTTTTTCATCCTGGTGCTGCTCATCTGGTATGGTGGTGCAGGGGTAATTCAGGACACTATGCAGCTGGGAGTATTGTATGCCTTTATAAACTATACGGAAAGGTTGTTTCAACCTATAAATGATATGACCCAGAAATACACCCAACTGCAAAGTGCAGTAGTTTCGTCTGAACGGATTTTCATGCTCCTGGATGAAAAAGAAACTGTGAAGGATCCTATTACTCCTATTCCTTTAAAAGAGGTCCAGGGTAAAATAGAGTTTAAAAATGTTTGGTTTGCCTATAATGATCAGGACTGGGTTTTAAAGGATGTGAGCTTTGAAATAAGGCCCGGGGAAACTGTAGCTCTAGTGGGTCCAACTGGTTCGGGAAAGACAACTGTTATAAACCTGATTAATAGATTATATGACGTTCAAAAGGGAGATATTTTTATTGATAACATGCCTATTAAAGAGCTGAGCCAGGCCAGCCTGCGAAGGAGCATTGCTGCTGTAATGCAGGATGTGTTTCTTTTTTCTGATAGTATTATGGCCAACATCCACCTTGATTCCAGCAGGATTCATGAGGAAATTGCAAAAAAAGCCACCGGTCATGTAGGTGCAGATGATTTTATCAGCAAGCTTCCTGGTGGTTATGATTATCAGGTTAAAGAGCGGGGAATTACCCTTTCCACAGGACAAAGGCAGCTTATTGCCTTTGCCCGGGCCCTTGCCTTTGACCCAAAGATTCTAATATTAGATGAGGCAACTGCCAACATTGATTCCCAGTCGGAAGCCATCATTCAGAATGCAATGGAAAAGCTTTCAAAGAACAGAACCACTATAATTGTAGCCCATAGACTATCCACGGTTCAAAATGCAGATAAAATACTAGTTTTTCATAAGGGGCGGATAATAGAGAGTGGAAGCCATCAGGAGCTCCTTAAAAGAAGAGGTATGTATTACAAGCTCTATCAACTTCAATAG
- a CDS encoding ABC transporter ATP-binding protein: protein MRHFITLKDFFLENKKGYLIGVWWLVVTNLLQVAVPRVLGLTVDVIAQASSPDLLIRYIGLICIIALALAVSRYLWRIYVVGIARKLEYYLRNRIFKHLLLLDPRFYDNTKTGDLMALASNDVTAVRMAFAGGVVMVADAVIITGFAVIVMVTTIDPSLTLIALAPLPIIALSVTRFNKIIHERFKIVQGAFAALTDKVQENISAMRVVKTFVLEKVQIDKFNKASRDIIETNMRLVRVSGFLYPFIQYLASISFLVVLGYGGYLVINERISIGDFIAFNGYLMLLTWPMMAIGYVINLLQRGTASMARINELLAEKPEIVDDKVVDKSIRTFKGCIEFKNLNFSYPGTSERVLKDFSLSVKQGETVAVFGRTGSGKSTIADLLLRLYDTPRGSLFIDSKEIHTIPIETLRRNIGYVPQDSFLFSKTIKENIAFGYPEASMEKIVEAAKAASIYHDIMDFPDKFETVVGERGITLSGGQKQRIAIARALLVNPSILILDDSLSAVDTATEEKILGFLDGCRQNRSTITISHRISAVKNADKIIVLDEGRIVQQGQHDELIQDDQGLYYKMYQMQLLEEERIDEGDAHA, encoded by the coding sequence ATGAGACATTTCATCACATTAAAGGATTTTTTTCTAGAGAATAAAAAGGGATACCTGATTGGTGTCTGGTGGTTAGTTGTTACTAACCTGCTGCAGGTGGCAGTGCCAAGGGTTTTAGGTCTTACTGTTGATGTAATTGCCCAGGCTTCTTCACCTGATCTGCTAATTAGATATATTGGTTTAATCTGCATCATTGCCCTGGCCCTGGCTGTTTCGCGGTATTTATGGAGAATATACGTGGTGGGAATTGCCCGCAAGCTTGAATATTATTTACGAAACAGGATTTTTAAGCATTTGCTCCTATTAGACCCTAGGTTTTATGATAACACTAAAACAGGGGATTTAATGGCTCTAGCTTCTAATGATGTGACTGCTGTAAGGATGGCCTTTGCCGGCGGAGTGGTCATGGTTGCTGATGCTGTAATCATTACGGGCTTTGCCGTCATTGTCATGGTTACTACTATTGACCCAAGCTTAACCTTAATTGCCCTTGCTCCACTGCCCATCATAGCCCTGTCAGTTACTCGTTTCAACAAGATAATTCATGAAAGATTTAAAATTGTCCAGGGTGCCTTTGCGGCTCTAACTGATAAGGTGCAGGAAAATATATCTGCCATGAGGGTTGTGAAAACCTTTGTCCTTGAAAAGGTTCAAATAGATAAGTTTAATAAAGCCAGCAGGGATATTATTGAGACCAATATGAGACTGGTAAGGGTTTCAGGATTTTTGTATCCCTTTATTCAATACCTGGCAAGCATAAGCTTCCTTGTAGTCCTGGGATATGGAGGATACCTTGTGATAAATGAGAGGATATCCATTGGTGATTTTATTGCCTTTAACGGATATTTAATGCTTCTTACCTGGCCCATGATGGCCATTGGCTACGTTATTAACCTGCTCCAGCGAGGAACTGCCTCCATGGCAAGAATTAATGAATTATTAGCTGAAAAACCGGAGATTGTTGATGATAAGGTAGTGGATAAATCCATAAGAACCTTTAAAGGCTGTATTGAGTTTAAAAATCTTAATTTTTCTTATCCTGGCACCTCAGAAAGGGTGTTAAAGGACTTTTCCCTGTCAGTTAAGCAGGGTGAAACTGTAGCTGTATTTGGCAGAACCGGTAGTGGAAAGTCCACAATTGCAGATTTACTGCTGCGGCTTTATGATACTCCCAGGGGTAGTCTGTTTATAGACAGCAAAGAGATCCATACCATTCCAATTGAGACTTTAAGAAGGAACATTGGCTATGTTCCCCAGGACAGCTTTTTATTTTCCAAGACTATAAAGGAAAACATAGCCTTTGGGTATCCAGAAGCATCCATGGAAAAAATAGTTGAGGCAGCTAAAGCTGCTTCCATATACCATGATATTATGGATTTCCCCGATAAATTTGAAACAGTTGTGGGGGAGAGGGGTATTACCCTTTCAGGCGGACAGAAGCAGAGAATTGCCATAGCCAGGGCACTTCTAGTAAATCCCTCAATCCTGATACTTGATGATAGCCTGTCTGCAGTAGATACTGCAACAGAAGAAAAGATACTGGGCTTTTTAGATGGCTGCAGGCAAAATCGCAGTACAATCACAATTTCCCACAGAATATCTGCTGTGAAGAATGCAGACAAAATAATTGTCCTGGATGAGGGCAGGATAGTGCAGCAGGGACAACATGATGAGCTTATACAGGATGATCAGGGCCTTTATTATAAGATGTACCAGATGCAGCTTCTAGAGGAAGAAAGAATTGACGAGGGTGATGCCCATGCGTAA